In bacterium, the DNA window AGGATCTTCAGGTGATGTGGTTTGGCCATAGAGAATTCTCCTAGCGGAGCAGCAGCAATTTCTGGCGGACGGTGCGGCCTTCGCCATGCAGTTGGGCAAAATAGACCCCGGATGAGATTGCGATGCCCCAGTCGTCCCGGCCATCCCAGGAAAAGTGATATGTCCCGCCGGAATAGAATCCCGCCGTGATCCGGCGCACGCAGCGGCCGTGTGCGTCATAAACGTCGAGGGCGATCCGTTCGCCTTTCGTCAGAGTGAAGGAGATCGTGGTCTCCTGATTGAAGGGATTGGGATAGTTGTGCGAGAGCGCAAAGGATGAAGGCGCTGTATTTCCGGGCCAGCCGGCTACGCCGGTAACGGTGCGTGAATACACCCATACCGACCTCTCGACGGCATCAGCAAGGTTTTGCGCTTGTGCCGCCGAATTGATCGTATCGGGAAGAAAATACATTTCGAAGGAGAGTTCAAGGCTTTTGGCGTTCACCATGCTGAAACCGAAATCTCCGTACGATCCTTTCTCCTCACCGGTATCAAAATAGCGGAGGTTCGCGGGATCGCCCGTCCCGCCTGTGCTATTGTCGTAATAATAAAGCGAGATCGACTCCGCCACCGTATCGGGAAGGGTCGTCAGCGAAAAGAGGGCACCCTGGCTGCCGGCGACCAGATTCCAGTCGCGGATCGGCCGGTCAATGGCCAGGTTGACTATGTCGGGCGTACCATCCACTAGGATACCGCTGTTGTGCTTGTTAAAATAGCGCATCCCTTTGGCATTGCTGCTGAGATCCCAGGACTGGCGTAAATATTCAAAAAGAATGAAGGGATCATCCCATTTGGGCATGGCTTGTTTCAGGCTGGCCTCATCCAGGGCCGATCCGCCGGCGACCCGGCCGTTGAAGGGATAAAATCGGGTGGTTACATAAAAGGTCATCCCCTCCTCAAGGTCCGCAATCCCGAGATTGAAAGTCTGACGCACCTCGCGCACCAGGCGGACGACCGGCTTGGGAGTGATTTTGCGATAACCCGGCACCACTTTGATCAGGGACTCGGTCACCTT includes these proteins:
- a CDS encoding FlgD immunoglobulin-like domain containing protein translates to MKQSIQVLTVSLFMAAFSLAAGQPRLVVERPFEPVVLRGSILSSAYSYPVNELYLYAWDNATWSWRMMPFQIDERILAPDPNNPEVNRHSYFIPDDGLLDEDDELVFMVRDLGVRAPARAWIDNPESRNFNRIELEVYDPDNGENNAYAYLFRSPTITEAVPSPYAFAYDSTADRVDSRYYAVAMDAKIGLVKDIAIKPPFGSGQDLFDRQKIRATAVLGGGPFSDMRFDKVTESLIKVVPGYRKITPKPVVRLVREVRQTFNLGIADLEEGMTFYVTTRFYPFNGRVAGGSALDEASLKQAMPKWDDPFILFEYLRQSWDLSSNAKGMRYFNKHNSGILVDGTPDIVNLAIDRPIRDWNLVAGSQGALFSLTTLPDTVAESISLYYYDNSTGGTGDPANLRYFDTGEEKGSYGDFGFSMVNAKSLELSFEMYFLPDTINSAAQAQNLADAVERSVWVYSRTVTGVAGWPGNTAPSSFALSHNYPNPFNQETTISFTLTKGERIALDVYDAHGRCVRRITAGFYSGGTYHFSWDGRDDWGIAISSGVYFAQLHGEGRTVRQKLLLLR